One stretch of Malus domestica chromosome 14, GDT2T_hap1 DNA includes these proteins:
- the LOC103438691 gene encoding B3 domain-containing protein Os03g0120900-like isoform X2: protein MKLELMDSSPRENSEGGGAQREENPIPIEREHMFDKVVTPSDVGKLNRLVIPKQHAEKYFPLDSSSNEKGLLLNFEDRNGKSWRFRYSYWNSSQSYVMTKGWSRFVKEKKLDAGDTVSFQRGIGEVGKDHLFIDWRRRPDAPDPNHHPHHHYPLHSHHPHYQPNFAIPHQHQYSWNPYQSVPWSPLLMRPPGAVMTREHLHLSQQQIHSGVHHPYRNTGTSGGGGSGSYGYGNVVNSSGPIYYLRSASSAAGPPQFHEQEGSGLIELQQQQQHQQVQLGRVHHESNMVLESVPLVHGKAAAKRMRLFGVNMECPISESDHECDLLSSATLSSSSSSSQYHHHHANQQLSLSQPPPLQLRLYDGMPLRHQAMPSTTTTSTTTSTTTDFLNISGKASSSSMSLDFEV, encoded by the coding sequence ATGAAGCTCGAGCTCATGGACTCGTCCCCCCGAGAAAACAGTGAAGGTGGTGGTGCTCAAAGAGAAGAAAACCCCATCCCCATAGAGAGGGAGCACATGTTCGACAAAGTCGTGACGCCGAGCGACGTGGGGAAGCTCAACCGCCTCGTCATCCCGAAACAGCACGCGGAGAAGTACTTCCCGTTGGATTCTTCCAGCAACGAGAAGGGGCTTCTGCTGAATTTCGAGGACCGGAACGGGAAGTCATGGCGGTTTAGGTACTCCTACTGGAACAGCAGCCAGAGCTACGTGATGACCAAAGGGTGGAGCAGGTTTGTGAAGGAGAAAAAGCTTGACGCTGGCGACACAGTCTCATTCCAGCGAGGGATTGGTGAGGTGGGGAAAGACCATCTTTTTATTGATTGGCGGCGCCGCCCGGATGCGCCTGATCCAAATCATCATCCCCACCACCACTACCCGCTTCATTCTCATCATCCACATTATCAGCCCAATTTTGCAATTCCTCATCAGCATCAATACTCCTGGAATCCCTACCAGTCGGTTCCATGGAGCCCGTTGCTGATGAGACCGCCCGGGGCAGTAATGACTCGGGAACACTTGCACTTGTCGCAGCAGCAGATTCATTCCGGCGTGCATCACCCCTATCGGAATACTGGGaccagtggtggtggtggttcgGGTTCTTATGGTTACGGAAATGTGGTTAACTCTTCTGGCCCGATTTATTATTTGAGATCAGCTTCGTCTGCTGCCGGCCCGCCACAGTTTCACGAGCAAGAGGGCAGTGGACTAATAGAATTacaacaacagcaacaacatcaacaagtaCAGCTGGGTCGGGTTCATCATGAGTCGAATATGGTTTTGGAGTCGGTGCCGCTGGTCCATGGGAAGGCGGCAGCCAAGCGGATGAGGCTATTTGGAGTAAACATGGAGTGTCCCATATCGGAGTCAGATCATGAATGTGACTTATTGTCTTCAGCCACGTTATCATCATCCTCATCGTCCTCCcagtatcatcatcatcatgctAACCAACAACTTTCTCTGTCGCAACCCCCACCACTCCAATTAAGGCTCTACGACGGCATGCCTCTCCGCCACCAAGCTATGCCCTCTACCACCACTACTAGTACCACTACTAGTACCACTACCGACTTTCTCAACATAAGTGGGAAGGCCTCATCATCTTCCATGTCCTTGGACTTTGAGGTCTAA
- the LOC103438691 gene encoding B3 domain-containing protein Os03g0120900-like isoform X1, with protein sequence MNFGAAAGGAIDGGFYTEDDQNMVRGKLPFSYASSPTSSSSSPHYNKTTGIATMVPSSAVSRSSGWHDGGGGPDMKLELMDSSPRENSEGGGAQREENPIPIEREHMFDKVVTPSDVGKLNRLVIPKQHAEKYFPLDSSSNEKGLLLNFEDRNGKSWRFRYSYWNSSQSYVMTKGWSRFVKEKKLDAGDTVSFQRGIGEVGKDHLFIDWRRRPDAPDPNHHPHHHYPLHSHHPHYQPNFAIPHQHQYSWNPYQSVPWSPLLMRPPGAVMTREHLHLSQQQIHSGVHHPYRNTGTSGGGGSGSYGYGNVVNSSGPIYYLRSASSAAGPPQFHEQEGSGLIELQQQQQHQQVQLGRVHHESNMVLESVPLVHGKAAAKRMRLFGVNMECPISESDHECDLLSSATLSSSSSSSQYHHHHANQQLSLSQPPPLQLRLYDGMPLRHQAMPSTTTTSTTTSTTTDFLNISGKASSSSMSLDFEV encoded by the coding sequence atgaattttggagcagCAGCCGGAGGAGCCATAGATGGTGGATTTTATACTGAGGATGACCAAAATATGGTGAGAGGTAAGCTCCCTTTCTCCTATGCCTCCTCTCCCacctcatcttcatcttctcctcACTACAACAAAACCACCGGCATAGCTACTATGGTCCCTTCTTCCGCTGTCAGCAGAAGCAGCGGCTGGCACGACGGTGGCGGCGGCCCCGACATGAAGCTCGAGCTCATGGACTCGTCCCCCCGAGAAAACAGTGAAGGTGGTGGTGCTCAAAGAGAAGAAAACCCCATCCCCATAGAGAGGGAGCACATGTTCGACAAAGTCGTGACGCCGAGCGACGTGGGGAAGCTCAACCGCCTCGTCATCCCGAAACAGCACGCGGAGAAGTACTTCCCGTTGGATTCTTCCAGCAACGAGAAGGGGCTTCTGCTGAATTTCGAGGACCGGAACGGGAAGTCATGGCGGTTTAGGTACTCCTACTGGAACAGCAGCCAGAGCTACGTGATGACCAAAGGGTGGAGCAGGTTTGTGAAGGAGAAAAAGCTTGACGCTGGCGACACAGTCTCATTCCAGCGAGGGATTGGTGAGGTGGGGAAAGACCATCTTTTTATTGATTGGCGGCGCCGCCCGGATGCGCCTGATCCAAATCATCATCCCCACCACCACTACCCGCTTCATTCTCATCATCCACATTATCAGCCCAATTTTGCAATTCCTCATCAGCATCAATACTCCTGGAATCCCTACCAGTCGGTTCCATGGAGCCCGTTGCTGATGAGACCGCCCGGGGCAGTAATGACTCGGGAACACTTGCACTTGTCGCAGCAGCAGATTCATTCCGGCGTGCATCACCCCTATCGGAATACTGGGaccagtggtggtggtggttcgGGTTCTTATGGTTACGGAAATGTGGTTAACTCTTCTGGCCCGATTTATTATTTGAGATCAGCTTCGTCTGCTGCCGGCCCGCCACAGTTTCACGAGCAAGAGGGCAGTGGACTAATAGAATTacaacaacagcaacaacatcaacaagtaCAGCTGGGTCGGGTTCATCATGAGTCGAATATGGTTTTGGAGTCGGTGCCGCTGGTCCATGGGAAGGCGGCAGCCAAGCGGATGAGGCTATTTGGAGTAAACATGGAGTGTCCCATATCGGAGTCAGATCATGAATGTGACTTATTGTCTTCAGCCACGTTATCATCATCCTCATCGTCCTCCcagtatcatcatcatcatgctAACCAACAACTTTCTCTGTCGCAACCCCCACCACTCCAATTAAGGCTCTACGACGGCATGCCTCTCCGCCACCAAGCTATGCCCTCTACCACCACTACTAGTACCACTACTAGTACCACTACCGACTTTCTCAACATAAGTGGGAAGGCCTCATCATCTTCCATGTCCTTGGACTTTGAGGTCTAA